TGAACACACCAGACAAAGTTATAACTTATAACTCTTGAGAAATTCAAAGGCCTCTCAACAAGAAATTCAGTTTAAATAAGGGTTTGACCAGACGTCACCCTAAAATTCACTACATGAGCAAAATGAATGAAGGTAACATACGTTGCAGAACCTGCGATCCCAACTTGCCCACAAAGCATGCAATTGTTCCCAATGACTACATTATGACCAATCTGCAGAACCAATCAGAACAAAAGACAAAGCCTTTTTTGATTTTATCAAGAAAATGCTAAATGTTAACCTGAACTAAATTATCTATCTTTGAATTGTCCCCAATAACTGTATCTCTCCAACTGCATAGCCAAGTAAAAATAGTAATTAAGTTAACAATCTAAGTAGAAATCAAAGTAGAACACACTTTAACATGGGATTAAGCTAAAGAGAAAAAAGATAAAAGTCATCAAATCACTAACCTGCCCCTATCAATGCATGTATTTGCACCAATTTCCACATGGTTTCGTATTACTACATTCAACAGCTGACAGATTTAAGAACGAAGtacatattattattagtaaGAACTTAGTAAAGTGATAGGTAAATATGGAATGATAtagtttaacaaaaaaaaaacacttgtcAACATAAAGAgtttaaaatcaaattaaaattaaacattaCCAACCTGAGGCTTCTTTATCATATTACCATCACTATCCACATAAAATCCAAATCCTGCATGTCAAATACATTTAATATTATCACAAAGAATTGATCATAAAAATACATTTCTGGTGTCAAATTAGTTTATTTAGATGTAGACACTAGACATATCAGCTATTCAGTGTACTGCAAAAGGTTAACCATGTCTCAAACACAGATATTATTATAATTGTTTCAGGCTACATAGCAAGGTCCATACCAGAACTCTTAGTGTACTTGATTATAAAAAACAAGCAAGCTTAGAAATTCAGACTTACCATCTTGACCAATGGAAACTCCGTTGTGAATTACACATGAATCACCTATACAGCAATTACTAAGTGAGACATTGAACCTGCAAAAGTATAGAAGCATCAAAACCACATCAGCACAATTACAAATTCTATTGCATCCAAAATAAGTCTAACATAAAAATCCATATACATGAGTCCTTAGACATAAACACGCATATGTTCTGTTAGGATTTCAAGTTGCGGTCCGCAATTGCAATTGCATCGCTACCACAATTGCAGCCAAATCAACCGGCATTTGTCCGCAATCACGCAACCACAAATTTTAAACCCTGGACTTATGTACAAGTAATAAAGAGATAGAGCATACCTCCAATttgaattataatttaaaaataaaataacatataCCAGTCTCACAATAATGAAAGTAGTTTATACTACATACCTATAAAAGCATCATATTGGTATTTTTACAGTGACCTTCTATCTTCTAAAATAACATGTCTTCAATCAAGTAATAGCTAAAAATGCATCAAAATCTGCTACTAATAATTAATGGCTAAGAGAAGCATCTAAGCAGAGAATTTACAAACAAAATGGCATACCCTTTTCAAGCACTGATAATGAAGGAACAAAAAGTTTTGCAGTGAAAAAAAGAAACAGTACCCTATCCTTGTTGAGTGACCAATATTCACAGAAGGCCCAACAACAGTACCAGAGCCAATGCGAACATCTGGACCAACAACAGATTCTGAATGAACTACAGCACCAACATCTACAAAAGCTGAGGAGTCAATGCAAGCTGATTCATGGAAAGCACCACCCCCATTATGCCATTTGTGAAATTTTCCATGGAAATGGCCACAATCATCCTCTGatcttgaaaaaaaaacatgaaatgaGCATTGCATCAAGAAATGTGTGGAATGATCATGATGTAATTCACTTCacctgatgaagaagaaggagaagatagGGAGAAATGGCGAGGAGAAGCGAGAATGTGGAGCAGGTTTGGATTTTGTTTGAGATTGAGGAATGGGGTTGAAGTGGAACGAGCGAAGGCAAGTGATCTTCTTCCAGCCATCTCCATCGCCATTGCTCACCCAGCTACCCAGGAACTATGAAGTGGGTAACCGGTAAGTTGGGTGGTGCACCGCCGTTTGGGTAAAGTGCGACGCCGGAGGGAGGTCAATGGTACGACTGCGACGGCGACGGCGGGGATCGATCAGAACGATGGAGCTTGGGGCTCGATACTACGCGTTCCAACTTCCAattcctatttttatttttaaaataaaaataaaataaatcacatttaatagtttttttttttttaactcaatcACATTTAATAGTTACTACTAAGAGCTAAAGAGAAGTAATGTGCCATGGTGATGCTAACTTAACAATTACTactaaagaaaaattaagaattttgtAAAGTTGCATGTGAGAAGATATATCTTAGGTTATAATTGCATCCCTTAGGATTCAAGATTCCAAAAATATCATATtgtataaagaaaataaaaataaggttGGTGTGGCTACTCCATCCTCTTCGGGGTATGTTGTAGTAGCTGGTTTTTGGAAGAATTTGTGGTACTCTAAGAAGTGGCGTGGAGATCATGCCAATGtgttttatatatatagatCGATATAGATCAACTATGCGTGCTATGTGGTGAGGAGAATAAAACAATTGTGCATACGCTTCTGTCTTGTTCTCAGGTGAAGAATATTTGGTTTACATCCCAACTTTCTATGATTGTCATTGTTATGGCCGATGGTTTGTCTTTGCAAGGTTAGTTGggatcctttttttttttcgttaaaGGATGTTTGGGTTATTGATCAAGTACTATTTATGCTTTAGGCCTTATGGATCAGGCATAATATATGGGTATGTTGTCCATCGACCAAACGTTGAGGCTTCCTGCGCCAGTCTAGGTTGTTGTCTTAGAACTGCATGTTTCAGCTGCGGATTAGAGTTCTCTTGTCATAGATAATGTGCCCGGTTCTATGTGTGTAGCGTTGGCGAAGGGGACGACTTTACCTTCAGCTATCCATCTTGCTTTACAGCTGGGTTTTCAGGAGGTTATTTTCGAGACGGATAGCTTGCTCGTCTACAACACGTGGAAAAGCCATCACGGTCATTTACCGTACTTAGCGTCTGTTTTACATGATTTTACTACCCTATCTTCCGTTTTTGactcttttgttttgtttgatgTTTGTTCGATGACAACTTAGCTGCAGATTTTATGGCTAAGTATGCTCTTTCTGGTTTGAGTTTTGTCTAGATTGAGGAAGCTCCCTCGAGTATTGAAGGGACCCTTTCTTCCGACGTGTTTCTGTTATTTCTTAATTGAAGTTCAGcttgatttcaaaaaaagaaaaggaagaaaacaaaaacaaaaaaaaggatGGGTTGGGGTTGGCTTTGAAGACAAGTTGAATGACAATTAATGGCTGTGAACTTGTGATGACTTACTTTATCTTCCAGAGTGATTCTCTCACTTTAAGTCAAAtcctaaaaatattaaattgtcaACCAAATTGAGCTGAGATAGTTTCCTGATGACAATAATCTTCAAACTAGAACGTTGGCAATTGAGCACAATGTGTGGGGAAAGATGATGCTATCATAAACCTTTTCAATGCTTCAAAAGTTCAGACTTCAGACTCAGGAGAAGAAAGAAACTGCCAGCAGCACTGATAATGATATCTGAATCCATTGAAACAATCATCTGTAATCACCATATATTCATTACGTGACATTCTATTCCACATTAAATTATAGACAACAAAAGTTTCTGCATTTCAAATTTCAACTAAGAAATTTACCTTGTTCAACATCAAATATCCAAGTGATGTCAAGGAACAAAACTCCATGTCATCTGAAATAATCAACAACTTTCCCTCAAAGCTAAACACATGGCATGTGACGCACCAGTTGCAACTGATAAAACCTTGTGAGGTCCCAATCCATCATCTTCCATTAAAAAGTTGACTTCAATAGGGGATGATTGTATCGCTGGTAGCCCAGGAACTCCTAATTGAGAATCACTGGCATTTCCCCACATGTACAACTTTCCTTTATCTGTTCAGAGCAACAAAAAAAGCTTTTATAAATTTGCTCAACAccaatttgaaaaaataaataactatCTAAATACTGAGAAAACTTTCTGTCCAAAATTTACCAGAGAAGTAAAAATCATAATCTCAGGTTGACATTTTATCAGACTCAGACCCATTCTCATTTTGAGATCCATCTCAAATCAatgaaaataataaatccaaattttgaaattaatttcacGTTCCAGACTAGCAGCATTACAGGATGAAGCTGAACTTAATAAACACAACCAATCTGGCTTCAAAATCTTAATGAAGTTCCTAACCCGTGCCAGGTGATATCACCGGATCATGATAAGGTTGAGACGAACTTTGGGCAGAGATGGATAGAAGAAAGACAAGCAAAAGTGAACAGAAGAAGCTAGAAGACAGGAAAACAACACAAAGTAAAAGTTGACTGCTCACACACAGAAGAAACCTACCAGTTATCTATCGAAACTGGCAACATAACTTTGGGTTCTGGCCAGATCGACAGTGGGTTCTTTAATTTAGGGGAGACAGAAACAAGAAGTTCTGCATCAGTGCAACTGCCAGACCAACTTTGGGCAAAAAATGTAGAAGTGGCTACTGTGGTGCTTCATGAGGAGGTAAAAATTAGAATGTTATGCCACTGGCCTTAGGCAACTAGTAGGCTCTGTTCCACACTCTGGATGAGCAATTGCAGCAGAAATTACCTATTCAGCATAATTGTCGCTGGACATACAACTATATTGACTAGAAACTAGCAAGACTTTTAAAGTAGACAAATTCAAACATTATCCAGTGTTAGTGATATAGAGTTATTGGCAAAAAGAGGATTTACTTCctttagcttgagggggagtgttgagaTATCTAAACAAATGGAATTTGGATATATTTTTTGTTCGGGAGAAGGTCTAGGCTAAGACTCTTGCTGTCTCCCATGTTCCAAGTCATGAGCAAGTAGCTGACATACTTATTAAAGCTCTTTCCAAGCAGAGATTCTCAGAGCTAAGAGATAAACTTCGAGTAGTTTACAAGTCTCAACTACTCACAGTTTAATGGGGGAATGTTAGTGATAGTCAGGCTTGGTTTGTTAGTTTGTTCTTAACAGTTTTCTGTTTAGTAACTGTTGCCAGCTGTTGACTAGGTACATATCAGCTTCTATGAGAAGCTAGAGCATTCTATAAATACTATTGTAAGCTCAATTGTACAGTTAACAAATCAGAAATAAAATTCAGAAACTTCTCTCTATTTCTCTTGCTTATGATTTCTTTCGTCCAACAACAGTGACACCTAAAATAATTGAACCTGGGAACAACCTGTTGCCTAAAATGACATGCAATTTTGGAGCATCATATGAATATGCTCCAGTAGGATAGATTCCCGAAGACTCGTAAGGATAAAAGTCATTTATGTATTTGAAGTCCAAATTCTGTATATAGTAGGATATGCCAGGTGAGGTGAATCAAACCTGTCACAGCTGCTGAAAAGGAGCCCCCGcaagaaatatatataatatgctcaGTAGCTAAAGCCTCGATCACCATtggtatcttctgattctggaTAGATCCATGACCCAACTGACCTTGTCCACCGTGGCCCCATGAAAGCACTTTTCCATTATCTAATATAAGTCAAGATTAAAATAGTTAAAATGATATAATCCATCAGcaataaaaatgaaatgaacTGCTAGCTTAATGCCACATAAATTTACCGGTTAATGCAAGGGAGTGATATCCTCCACTTGCTATTTGAATTATTCGAACATTCTCAAGGCTGGGTACTGGTCTTGGTTTCCAACCACCTATCTTATCACCTCTCCCAAGTTCATAGTTAGAATTTGCTGAGAAAATGACAATTTAGtcaattttccaaaactaaaagcAGTGGATATATGGACTGGACTAGGCTTCTTGAGAAAATTTAGTGAGAAAAAGATCATATAAAGAATAAGACAATTACCTCCCCAGTTCCACAGTTGTCCATCCTCTGTTAATGCCATTGTGAAAAATCCCCCACAGGAAACAGCAGCAATAGGACAAGGTAATTCTTTTACTTTGCAAGGGATACTAAGTCCACCTGCATGATCTGGGCCTCGACCCGGACCAAGGCCCAATCGACCATCTCCTTCATCTCGACCCCAGATATAGAGCTCGCCTACATCCAACAGAAACCTGCCATCAGTTTCAAAGTGTGTACCCTTTCACACGACATATAGTTCATATTAAATAATACAGAACATTATGATGCAGAAACTCAAATTCGTCATAAAAGCTTGTACACTAGTCTAGAAAAATGAATGTATATCCTTGAGGATTAAACATTCTCCCAAGCTACCTTATAACTGGGAGTTGGGACCACAAGTTTCTTTCAACGCATGCCAATATCTTTAGGACACAAAACCTTTCTAACAAAAGCATAAGGAGATATGCATAATTAATTCAAGTAGAATCTAAAAGGTATAAATCAATTTCTGGTTTCCTTACTCCAGAATCTTTTCTTTGCATCTGGGATATCACCGGTTGTAAATCAATTTCTGCTTCCTCGTCTTGATAGGATAATAGGATTAACCAACAAAATAGAGTACTAGGATTAACCAACCATAAGGACTCCTACTTCGAACTCCAtttcctaattaaccctaattgTCTTGAAAATTAACATAACCAACTCCTGACTAACATCATTAACTCCCAACTAACCCTAACTCAACTGTGTTGACAATGAACATAAACTCTTCAAGCAGTTTTctacttttcttcttcatccttgtACAAAGTATCACTCGCTCTTATGTCTATTTCAGATGCTAACAATTATCAATAAATACATttttccaaaaacaaaaaaaacaaaaatttgacaTATGACATAACACAACGGAAGTGATGACAAAGGTTTCAAATTCTAAAACCTATTATCTTACAACTAATCAATCCAAACTTGTATAAATAAAACAAGAATGAAACGAAGTTCTGAACATCAAAAGAACCTGACTCTGTGAGTGCAGCAGTATGTGTTCCACTTGTAGCAATGTGTTTTATAGTTCCCTCCCAGCAGCCTTCTACCAACCTAGGCAACAGCTCTCTATGATATACAGCGTGTCCAAGCGCGCCGAAACCACCATAACCCCTGCAAACTTCATGTTCATCCATAAAAATCAATGTTATTCAGAGCAGAGAAAGCATGAATACACAAATGCAGATCATTTCCACCCCACAATTGCATGTCAAAATCGAATCAAAATTTGCTTGAATTAGAGGAAGAGAGTTGAAGTGATTCTGACCAAGTGAAAACCTCGCCGGGGGAAACAAGCGCAACGGAATGGAGGCCACCGAGGGCAACAGAGCGAACGTCGTCCAGGTGAGGGTTCAAGGTAGGAACGAACAATGGATGCTCATGGCCCAATCCCAATCTTCCGCCGTCGCCTTTGCCCCAAACCCAAAGGGCACCATCGACGACCAGGGAAGAGTGGAAAAGCCCACACGAGATGCCCAATTCCACCACCTCCTTGTTGGTACTCTCATGGTGGAGCCTCCCTGGGGTTCGGGAGAGGGCGAACGAGGACTTGGGGATGACCAGGTTGGCCACCGGAGAAGGGTAGAGGCGAACTTCTTCGACGCCGCCGCCGAGTTGACCTGAGGCGCCCTTGCCCCATGAGAGGAGCTGGATGGTTGTGGTTTCGGTGTCGGGTGTGTCTGTGGTGTAGAGGAGAGGGGGTTTAGCGgcggaggaggtggaggagtaGGAGCAACACAAGCGCCGAGTGATGGTGGCTATTTGGTGGCGATGGCTGGCGATTGCCATAACCTCTTTCAGTTCGGTGCTTCTACTTCTGTTGTCTGTTTATGCCGAGTGTACAAACTGAAAGTGCACACCTGCCACGCCCCACTTTCAAATTTGTGAATGTTGAACCAATGTATAAAACATATTTCTAGTTGGTAACATCTACATCATGATGGGATAACTTTTACGTAGAATTTTTTGATTTATAAGACTCGAACCAACGGGTGGCTTGTCACATTGGTGAAAAACCTAAAAATCACTGCaacattatactatcaatattaCTGTC
This is a stretch of genomic DNA from Lotus japonicus ecotype B-129 chromosome 1, LjGifu_v1.2. It encodes these proteins:
- the LOC130729443 gene encoding probable UDP-3-O-acylglucosamine N-acyltransferase 2, mitochondrial, which codes for MAMEMAGRRSLAFARSTSTPFLNLKQNPNLLHILASPRHFSLSSPSSSSEDDCGHFHGKFHKWHNGGGAFHESACIDSSAFVDVGAVVHSESVVGPDVRIGSGTVVGPSVNIGHSTRIGFNVSLSNCCIGDSCVIHNGVSIGQDGFGFYVDSDGNMIKKPQLLNVVIRNHVEIGANTCIDRGSWRDTVIGDNSKIDNLVQIGHNVVIGNNCMLCGQVGIAGSATIGDYVTMGGRVAVRDHVSIVSKVRLAAASCVTKDIKEPGEYGGFPAASIYKWRREVASRRRNI
- the LOC130729441 gene encoding RCC1 domain-containing protein RUG3, mitochondrial isoform X2 translates to MAIASHRHQIATITRRLCCSYSSTSSAAKPPLLYTTDTPDTETTTIQLLSWGKGASGQLGGGVEEVRLYPSPVANLVIPKSSFALSRTPGRLHHESTNKEVVELGISCGLFHSSLVVDGALWVWGKGDGGRLGLGHEHPLFVPTLNPHLDDVRSVALGGLHSVALVSPGEVFTWGYGGFGALGHAVYHRELLPRLVEGCWEGTIKHIATSGTHTAALTESGELYIWGRDEGDGRLGLGPGRGPDHAGGLSIPCKVKELPCPIAAVSCGGFFTMALTEDGQLWNWGANSNYELGRGDKIGGWKPRPVPSLENVRIIQIASGGYHSLALTDNGKVLSWGHGGQGQLGHGSIQNQKIPMVIEALATEHIIYISCGGSFSAAVTDKGKLYMWGNASDSQLGVPGLPAIQSSPIEVNFLMEDDGLGPHKVLSVATGASHAMCLALRESC
- the LOC130729441 gene encoding RCC1 domain-containing protein RUG3, mitochondrial isoform X1, with translation MAIASHRHQIATITRRLCCSYSSTSSAAKPPLLYTTDTPDTETTTIQLLSWGKGASGQLGGGVEEVRLYPSPVANLVIPKSSFALSRTPGRLHHESTNKEVVELGISCGLFHSSLVVDGALWVWGKGDGGRLGLGHEHPLFVPTLNPHLDDVRSVALGGLHSVALVSPGEVFTWGYGGFGALGHAVYHRELLPRLVEGCWEGTIKHIATSGTHTAALTEFLLDVGELYIWGRDEGDGRLGLGPGRGPDHAGGLSIPCKVKELPCPIAAVSCGGFFTMALTEDGQLWNWGANSNYELGRGDKIGGWKPRPVPSLENVRIIQIASGGYHSLALTDNGKVLSWGHGGQGQLGHGSIQNQKIPMVIEALATEHIIYISCGGSFSAAVTDKGKLYMWGNASDSQLGVPGLPAIQSSPIEVNFLMEDDGLGPHKVLSVATGASHAMCLALRESC